The DNA sequence TGACGGAAGCCGACCAAAATACACTGGCTGATAAGCTACATCGCTGGTCAATTCTGCCGAATGGTACTGAGGGATACCGCACAGCAGAAGTGACACTGGGTGGCGTTGATACCGCTGCTCTCTCATCGAAGACGATGGAGGTGAAAAGCGTACCCGGCCTTTATTTTATCGGAGAGGTGGTTGATGTTACTGGCTGGTTGGGGGGATATAACTTTCAGTGGGCCTGGTCATCAGCCTGGGCTTGCGCCCAGGCGCTATAAACAAGTCCGGTCACATTTTCAGTGCTTTTTCTTGTCAGCACAACGGTTATCACCAACGATAATGTGAGTGACATTGTCCCGGTCGAGCACTTCATGACGCTGACGGTGCTGATTCAACGCGAGGTTATGCTCGATCTCCCGGATGGCATGCTGACAAGCTTGCCGTTTCTCTGCATCGCCGGCGGCGTTCGCCATGCGTTGCAGTTGTTTGATTAGTGCAGAGTTACTGACCGGTGCGGCATCACGAATTAATGCCAGCACAGCCTCACCAAGCACATTATCGACTTGTTTTTCATCATTATTTCTGAACATACTCACTTCTCTGCCTACCAACCCAGATTTAGGCATCCATCATCTTTACAAAATAAGGTTTGCAACCACTTACTTTGCTATCCAAAGGCTGTTCACTACGGCTTAACTCAAAACATATCGTTTATTTCCCGTGGTGCAACAGTACCACTTACGGGATCACACAGAATAAATCCTAGCGACTGAACAACATCCCTATCAGTTGCTGGTAGTGCTTTTCCTGTTCATCGTTTTCTGCACCTTCCAGCAATACCAGCAGCTTTGAACAGAGCGCCTTGCGGCTAATGGACTTGCCCGACTTGATGATTTCCATCGCAATCTGGCCCAGCGTTTCCTGCTGGGTCATGATCAGATTATCACTGAAGTAATGGCTTATCCCTGCTTCTGTTTTGGGGTTTGACCCATCCTCACGCATAGTATTCCTCTGAGTCGTTAAATTCGATGCTGATTACTCACAACCTAAAGTTATACAAGTTTTCAAAAGATGTACAGAAAAAGAGAGTAAATCTGATTCTGTTCTTACCCGAATACCTACTGAATTATCAATCGGTATGCCGTTACGCTGTCAGTAAATCACATAATTTTGTCAGATCCTGCCGTATAACTGCAACTTCTTCGGCGAATTTCGCCTCTGAAAGCAAAGGCTGACAAAATAGGGTGATAATCACTTCAGCACCCTCTTCATTGGGAACCACGCGTATCGGTACGATAAATTCTTTACCGTTGATTTCCAGAAAATAGTCCAGCACTCCCAGAGTATTATGCTCCGTGAAACGGATATTACGTGTTTCATTACTACCGGTGAAAACCCCACGACTCCCTTCAACCTTCAGCTCTCCATCACTGAACAAAGATACCCAACGGGGAAAGTAGTCCGGTTGCCAGATAGTTTCGTATAAATCAAGCCAGTTACGTGGAATAGTTTGACTAATGGTCTGCGATATCAGCATCACGCCTCCTCTAATGATTATCGGCCGCTATGGTTCCTTTTAGTATAGACCAGCCTCCCTCAGAGTCAGCAAGTCTGAAAGCAAACGACCCAGTTTGGCTCTTGTCAGATTAGGCTGTTAATGGCACTCTGCTCACCTCTGTCGACAGACAGAAAGGACTCTTTTGGTAACTACAGGTTGAGCATTATGAAAATTCCTCTTTTTTTACTGACCTTACTCCTGGTGGCAACCACGCTTCGCGCCGAAGAAACCGAAGAAAACGTTTCTAACAACGATATTGATACGCTTTGCCATCTGGTCGTGTCAGGAAAATCATTTCCAACAGCCGAAGACTACCTTACCCAGCTTAAACGCAGTAAAAA is a window from the Erwinia sp. genome containing:
- a CDS encoding hypothetical protein (ID:JIFNMEKO_03172;~source:Prodigal:2.6), coding for MFRNNDEKQVDNVLGEAVLALIRDAAPVSNSALIKQLQRMANAAGDAEKRQACQHAIREIEHNLALNQHRQRHEVLDRDNVTHIIVGDNRCADKKKH
- the ycgZ_2 gene encoding putative two-component-system connector protein YcgZ (ID:JIFNMEKO_03173;~source:Prodigal:2.6) encodes the protein MREDGSNPKTEAGISHYFSDNLIMTQQETLGQIAMEIIKSGKSISRKALCSKLLVLLEGAENDEQEKHYQQLIGMLFSR
- a CDS encoding hypothetical protein (ID:JIFNMEKO_03174;~source:Prodigal:2.6), with amino-acid sequence MLISQTISQTIPRNWLDLYETIWQPDYFPRWVSLFSDGELKVEGSRGVFTGSNETRNIRFTEHNTLGVLDYFLEINGKEFIVPIRVVPNEEGAEVIITLFCQPLLSEAKFAEEVAVIRQDLTKLCDLLTA
- a CDS encoding hypothetical protein (ID:JIFNMEKO_03175;~source:Prodigal:2.6), whose product is MKIPLFLLTLLLVATTLRAEETEENVSNNDIDTLCHLVVSGKSFPTAEDYLTQLKRSKKASPQSGQVSAEFDEDKARTVIAAWMSLSNEQRKAAAKSQQSCYEAIANEYESQD